One segment of Arcanobacterium haemolyticum DSM 20595 DNA contains the following:
- a CDS encoding type II toxin-antitoxin system VapC family toxin, with protein MKYLLDTNVVSALRRPDKNPQVAQWAHNIPQTDCYISSLTVAEIGRGIRAIAKRDIQQAQILSRWFEHDLLPTFDGRILSFDLAASLRFNTFEVPEKAPIDDAYIAAIADAHHLLLVSRNEKHVKPLHVPVLNPWES; from the coding sequence GTGAAGTATCTATTAGATACCAATGTTGTTTCTGCACTTCGCCGGCCAGATAAAAACCCGCAGGTTGCACAGTGGGCACACAACATTCCCCAAACTGATTGTTATATATCAAGCTTGACGGTTGCTGAAATAGGCAGAGGTATCCGTGCTATCGCGAAGCGCGATATACAACAGGCTCAGATTCTTTCACGGTGGTTTGAGCACGATTTATTGCCAACATTTGACGGGCGAATCTTGAGTTTTGATCTAGCGGCGTCTCTACGATTTAACACATTCGAGGTGCCAGAAAAAGCACCGATTGATGATGCCTATATTGCTGCTATAGCTGATGCTCATCATCTACTTTTAGTTTCCCGTAATGAAAAACATGTTAAACCGCTACACGTTCCAGTTCTCAATCCTTGGGAGTCTTAA
- a CDS encoding FitA-like ribbon-helix-helix domain-containing protein, which translates to MEQLLIRDLPTGTKQALKNLAAHKGTSMEAEARAILRSALNAKSRSICEALAQKEPDLSEDFIFDPGRNGVGMREIVL; encoded by the coding sequence ATGGAGCAACTATTGATTCGTGATTTGCCAACAGGAACGAAGCAAGCACTGAAAAACCTTGCTGCTCATAAAGGAACCTCGATGGAAGCAGAAGCCCGTGCAATTCTCCGTTCTGCTTTGAACGCAAAGTCCCGAAGTATCTGTGAAGCACTGGCACAAAAAGAACCAGATCTTTCGGAAGATTTTATCTTTGATCCCGGACGCAACGGTGTAGGAATGCGAGAGATTGTGCTGTGA
- a CDS encoding Rv3235 family protein, translated as MMTSVLSEVTSEPRALRFVPVSQENRPDFQRVPTVSVMERRATPPVTSPERPFDRIAIRLSCTERVDDEDDRFSLDHPLPDSVIPAPKFAARVIGQAIEVLLGHRPVRQLQSWLAPGVYRHLCSRAGLNARIAGAAPHTTPPLIRRLHVTHPRRRVAEVGIVIHDGFRIRAAALRLEIFRERWQVTALEIA; from the coding sequence ATGATGACCAGCGTTTTATCCGAGGTTACTTCCGAACCTCGCGCTCTCCGTTTTGTCCCCGTTTCACAGGAAAATCGACCAGATTTTCAACGTGTCCCAACCGTTTCGGTGATGGAGCGCCGCGCCACCCCGCCAGTTACCTCGCCAGAACGTCCTTTTGATCGGATCGCGATACGTTTGAGTTGTACGGAAAGAGTTGATGACGAAGATGATCGGTTCTCCCTTGACCACCCTTTGCCTGACTCGGTTATTCCTGCACCGAAATTTGCCGCACGAGTCATTGGGCAGGCAATTGAGGTACTGCTGGGGCACCGGCCAGTTCGGCAACTTCAATCGTGGCTAGCTCCTGGTGTTTATCGTCATTTATGTTCACGGGCTGGGCTCAATGCTCGGATAGCAGGCGCTGCTCCACACACCACTCCTCCATTAATTCGACGTCTCCATGTGACTCACCCGCGGCGTAGAGTTGCTGAGGTTGGGATCGTTATCCATGACGGTTTTCGGATTCGTGCTGCCGCATTGCGGTTGGAAATCTTCCGCGAACGCTGGCAGGTGACGGCCTTGGAGATTGCATAA
- a CDS encoding LysM peptidoglycan-binding domain-containing protein produces the protein MLDEQTSIFTIQPGDSLWSIAEKIAPYSSPTETASLVKRIVAANPQISDPQLLYPGQQIILPPVERTL, from the coding sequence GTGCTTGACGAACAAACCTCTATTTTCACGATCCAACCAGGCGATTCATTGTGGAGTATCGCAGAAAAAATCGCACCTTACAGTTCGCCTACCGAAACCGCTTCTTTAGTTAAACGCATCGTGGCAGCAAACCCGCAGATTTCCGATCCTCAGCTTCTTTACCCAGGACAGCAGATCATTCTTCCACCCGTTGAAAGGACCCTATGA